The following proteins are encoded in a genomic region of Candidatus Diapherotrites archaeon:
- a CDS encoding nucleotidyltransferase — translation MEVEFRGNEIVFNRPLSYLDKLVLRFVKILEKSGISHVIISGYIAILFGRSRNTEDVDLFIEETGFEKFSALWSELERQGFECINAFSAESAYNDYLKGKLAIRFAEKGEIIPNFEIKFPKTRHNEYSLKNKLVVVLNGEKISTSELEMQIAFKLKLGSQKDFEDARHLYKLFKEQLNTGLLQLHISDLGVEKEAERILWKKY, via the coding sequence ATGGAAGTCGAATTCAGGGGCAATGAAATCGTTTTCAACCGGCCGTTGTCTTATTTGGACAAACTTGTTCTCAGGTTCGTGAAAATACTCGAAAAATCAGGCATAAGCCACGTGATAATTTCCGGCTACATTGCAATCCTTTTTGGCAGGAGCAGGAACACAGAAGATGTTGACCTGTTCATAGAGGAAACCGGTTTTGAAAAATTCTCCGCGTTGTGGTCGGAGCTTGAAAGGCAGGGCTTTGAATGCATCAACGCGTTTTCCGCGGAAAGCGCGTACAACGATTACCTGAAAGGGAAGCTTGCAATCAGGTTTGCGGAGAAAGGCGAAATCATCCCGAATTTTGAAATAAAATTTCCAAAAACAAGGCATAATGAATACTCTCTGAAAAACAAGCTGGTTGTCGTGCTGAACGGCGAAAAAATCAGCACTTCAGAATTGGAAATGCAGATAGCATTCAAGCTGAAGCTTGGAAGCCAGAAGGATTTCGAGGATGCAAGGCACTTGTACAAATTGTTTAAAGAACAACTAAACACGGGTTTATTGCAGTTGCACATATCAGACCTTGGCGTTGAAAAAGAGGCTGAGAGGATACTATGGAAAAAGTACTGA
- the trpS gene encoding tryptophan--tRNA ligase, with amino-acid sequence MTELDPWSSAQVSDYAHVFKEFGLTPFPPGLAKQIGHHFFERSIVIAHRDFEKVFARMKSQKPFINITGIASSGHYHLGHKADVDLFVFFKRHGAVNFFSVSDIDAYVSRPDAKVPSLEKAREFAVSNVADLLALGLSEDDIYLQSRQKPRYYNFAFELSKKITRNTFEAIYGHIDLGKVSANLLQYADILHPQLAEFVGKMPSVTGIGLDQDPHARSVRDIAKRLPYPMEVPSFVYFEHQSGLQEGTKMSSSEPHTAIFLNDSLKEVEKKIQKAFTGGRPSVEEHRRLGGIPEICKVCELLKFHQPNRKKYEKTVEEFRSGRMLSGELKQIAVEHFKDFLESHQAKRADNMKKAEKIVFGK; translated from the coding sequence ATGACCGAACTTGACCCATGGAGTTCCGCCCAGGTATCCGATTACGCGCACGTCTTCAAGGAATTCGGCCTCACGCCCTTTCCTCCCGGGCTGGCAAAGCAGATCGGCCACCATTTTTTCGAGCGCAGCATTGTCATTGCGCACCGCGACTTCGAAAAGGTTTTCGCGAGGATGAAAAGCCAGAAGCCGTTCATCAACATTACCGGCATCGCCTCGTCAGGGCACTATCACCTTGGCCACAAGGCGGACGTCGATTTGTTCGTTTTTTTCAAAAGGCACGGCGCAGTGAACTTTTTTTCGGTTTCAGACATCGACGCGTACGTGAGCAGGCCGGACGCGAAAGTGCCATCGCTTGAAAAGGCGAGGGAATTCGCTGTAAGCAATGTCGCTGACCTGCTTGCCCTCGGCCTGTCCGAGGATGACATTTATTTGCAGAGCCGGCAGAAGCCGCGCTACTACAATTTTGCATTCGAATTGAGCAAGAAGATCACGCGCAACACCTTCGAGGCGATTTACGGGCACATCGACCTGGGCAAGGTTTCCGCCAACCTTTTGCAGTATGCCGACATTTTGCATCCGCAGCTTGCGGAGTTTGTCGGAAAAATGCCTTCCGTTACGGGCATCGGCCTCGACCAGGACCCGCATGCGCGGTCGGTGAGGGACATAGCGAAAAGGCTTCCCTATCCGATGGAAGTTCCGTCATTCGTTTACTTCGAGCACCAAAGCGGTTTGCAGGAGGGCACTAAAATGTCTTCTTCCGAGCCGCACACCGCGATTTTCCTCAACGATTCCCTGAAAGAAGTTGAAAAGAAAATCCAGAAGGCTTTCACGGGCGGCAGGCCTTCGGTTGAAGAGCACCGCAGGCTGGGCGGAATCCCGGAAATCTGCAAGGTATGCGAACTGCTCAAATTCCACCAGCCGAACAGGAAAAAGTACGAGAAAACCGTCGAGGAATTCCGTTCGGGAAGAATGCTTTCAGGCGAACTCAAGCAGATTGCGGTTGAACACTTCAAGGACTTCCTTGAATCGCACCAGGCAAAGCGCGCGGACAACATGAAAAAAGCCGAAAAAATCGTTTTCGGAAAGTAG
- a CDS encoding class I SAM-dependent methyltransferase yields the protein MAGDFVQQQTSRFFNSEGELNKYASAEREWLFREPKNGFLDHIKKLPKNSSVIDIGGGGGVHCNLIKKTRPDIDCTVIDNSGEMLNSCRKNFPGIRTIHGDILKTGLPEKYDVIMANFILHHLTADGREQTMRNIGMAVEKMVAASKKETVFFISEHITGTPLQARLVYFLTKLSGRTGIRTPHNSGAVVYFLSKAEFDGLMEKNGLKKTAEFEYRYKKGLVKTAVEKLFGMKTVSFILKRTS from the coding sequence ATGGCCGGAGATTTCGTGCAGCAGCAGACAAGCCGCTTTTTCAACAGCGAAGGCGAACTGAACAAGTATGCGAGCGCGGAACGCGAATGGCTTTTCAGGGAACCGAAAAACGGGTTCCTGGACCACATAAAAAAACTGCCAAAAAATTCAAGTGTCATAGACATAGGCGGGGGCGGCGGAGTGCACTGCAACCTCATCAAAAAAACGAGGCCGGACATTGACTGCACGGTAATCGACAATTCCGGGGAAATGCTGAATTCCTGCCGGAAAAACTTTCCGGGAATCAGGACCATTCACGGCGACATCCTGAAGACAGGCCTGCCGGAAAAATACGACGTGATAATGGCGAATTTTATCCTGCACCATCTGACCGCAGACGGCAGGGAACAGACAATGCGGAATATCGGGATGGCGGTGGAAAAGATGGTTGCCGCGTCAAAAAAGGAAACCGTGTTTTTCATAAGCGAACATATTACGGGCACGCCGTTGCAGGCGCGCCTTGTCTATTTTCTCACAAAATTGTCGGGCAGAACCGGAATCAGGACGCCGCACAACAGCGGGGCGGTGGTCTACTTTTTGTCAAAAGCCGAATTCGACGGCCTGATGGAAAAAAACGGCCTCAAAAAAACAGCCGAATTCGAATACCGCTACAAAAAAGGCCTTGTGAAGACGGCGGTGGAAAAGCTGTTCGGAATGAAGACAGTTTCATTCATCCTGAAAAGAACTTCCTGA
- the endA gene encoding tRNA-intron lyase, which translates to MALLLQDKVLVKEMKLRDQLIGRGFGELKNQVLVLDLHEALFLSAKDRLEIENESGKKADAEELLKLGQKADKKFYSTHIVFADLRERGFVVKTGLKFGFDFRVYPRGKKQGEAHTQWVVSVSAQDEKFSMPELSRMVRLAGNIKTELLQAIVDAEDDINYYKIERIVP; encoded by the coding sequence ATGGCTTTGCTTTTGCAGGACAAGGTCCTCGTGAAGGAAATGAAACTGCGCGACCAGCTTATCGGCAGGGGCTTCGGCGAACTCAAAAACCAGGTGCTTGTACTGGATTTGCACGAAGCACTTTTCCTGTCGGCAAAGGACAGGCTGGAAATCGAAAACGAAAGCGGCAAAAAAGCCGACGCCGAAGAACTGCTGAAGCTCGGGCAGAAAGCGGACAAGAAATTCTATTCAACCCACATTGTTTTCGCGGATCTGCGGGAAAGGGGCTTTGTCGTCAAGACAGGCCTGAAATTCGGCTTCGATTTCAGGGTCTATCCGCGCGGAAAAAAGCAGGGCGAAGCCCACACGCAGTGGGTCGTAAGCGTCAGCGCACAGGACGAAAAGTTTTCAATGCCGGAGCTTTCGCGCATGGTCAGGCTGGCAGGCAACATCAAGACCGAACTGCTGCAGGCAATCGTGGACGCGGAAGACGACATAAACTATTACAAGATAGAGCGCATCGTGCCATAA
- a CDS encoding DUF1931 domain-containing protein: MAEILVVTSKVKDAVKAAGCNCAGDFPDALSAEVDLLIKKAVKRCEANGRKTVRPEDI; encoded by the coding sequence ATGGCGGAAATTTTGGTTGTAACTTCCAAGGTAAAGGATGCTGTCAAGGCAGCAGGCTGCAACTGCGCGGGCGATTTTCCGGATGCCTTGAGCGCTGAAGTTGACTTGCTCATAAAGAAAGCGGTCAAGAGATGCGAGGCAAACGGCCGCAAGACGGTGAGGCCGGAAGACATCTAA
- a CDS encoding glycosyltransferase yields the protein MKIDAVRKADVLHFHDTLGGYLNIGIIRQAAKEKPVVWSMRDMWAFTGHCVYAGGGRCEKWLSGCKKCPFLGEYPPILIDTASLLWKIKKNDAEACAGRVWCVSPSNWMCGLARKSLLSPLSHSVIPNCVDTRTFFPRKNRNSVRAGLGLPKNAFVLSFMAAHLSNEFKGLPFLVRALQIIKSEGLEPTVLLIGEGDFDFENAGITGEKTGFVSDENRIAELLSASDAFVAPSLVDNQPLAVLEALACGKPVIAFGAGGIPEIVRHKKTGFIAKTGNAESLAEGLAWVMGLDSDRRSKLCADSVLSAKLFSVEKNAAAYIKLYAQILKI from the coding sequence ATGAAAATCGATGCTGTCAGAAAAGCGGATGTGCTGCATTTTCATGACACGCTCGGGGGTTATTTGAATATTGGGATAATCCGGCAGGCAGCGAAAGAAAAGCCGGTTGTCTGGTCAATGCGGGACATGTGGGCTTTCACCGGCCATTGCGTTTATGCGGGCGGGGGGCGGTGCGAGAAATGGCTCTCCGGGTGTAAAAAGTGTCCTTTTTTGGGCGAATACCCGCCTATTTTAATTGACACGGCATCGCTCTTGTGGAAAATAAAGAAGAATGATGCTGAAGCATGCGCCGGGCGCGTCTGGTGCGTTTCCCCGTCGAATTGGATGTGCGGCCTTGCACGCAAAAGTCTGCTTTCGCCGCTTTCCCATTCGGTTATTCCGAATTGCGTTGACACGAGAACATTTTTCCCGCGTAAAAACAGAAATTCGGTTCGGGCAGGGCTTGGTCTGCCAAAAAATGCTTTTGTCCTGTCGTTTATGGCAGCGCACCTCAGCAATGAATTCAAGGGCCTCCCATTTCTTGTGAGGGCACTTCAAATTATAAAATCCGAGGGCCTTGAACCGACAGTGCTTTTGATTGGCGAAGGAGATTTTGACTTTGAAAACGCTGGCATAACCGGCGAGAAAACCGGATTTGTTTCTGATGAGAACCGCATTGCGGAATTGCTTTCCGCAAGCGACGCATTTGTTGCCCCTTCGCTGGTTGATAATCAGCCATTGGCGGTATTGGAAGCGCTTGCATGCGGCAAGCCGGTCATTGCTTTTGGTGCCGGGGGCATACCGGAAATTGTCCGGCACAAAAAAACCGGTTTTATCGCCAAAACAGGAAATGCTGAAAGTTTGGCTGAAGGGCTTGCTTGGGTTATGGGCTTGGATTCTGACAGGCGTTCAAAATTGTGCGCGGATTCAGTTTTATCTGCTAAATTGTTTAGTGTTGAAAAGAATGCCGCGGCTTACATAAAGCTTTATGCCCAAATCCTGAAAATATGA
- the asnB gene encoding asparagine synthase (glutamine-hydrolyzing), translated as MILCGICGFVGFEDKGLLKRMASLQEHRGPDGKGFFYDAKVSLASQRLSIIDIAGGNQPIFNEDKSIAVVFNGEIFNFVELRALLEDSGHRFYTKTDTETIVHAYEEFGDSFFGKLRGQFAFALFDSGRTRVLLARDQFGIKPLFYSDYGDSFLFSSEIKPLTLAPQFDKSIDSDAMADYFTLGYVLSPKTIFSRIRSLLPGHFLEINVAEKTVGRGQFSNLASGPSKFGGEAESIARIPELLSRSVESQLVADTPVGVFLSGGVDSSAVTWAATQNADNLNTFSAGFEGDECELPNARLVASALGTKHHEILVGKKHLEDFPLLIARFGQPFYDDSAVPTNAVSGLAARHVKCVLAGDGGDELFAGYPNYDVLFSNKFRRLWGGASLTYNAFFRRILGKVSPGLNSRLYEYFRFHSHCPRDLHFYRKIQFDLGKNQFVYGVPRESYSTKKAVFAYGDSLPKREGLNRVLFQDLKTYLPDDLLVKVDRMSMNNSLEVRVPLLDEGFASHAMSIPFNLKHSGSRRKIIFRKALAGKLPETILFDKKTGFGFPELPWVSSFLDGQLGRFFFERDSTLENFFDMPVVRRMIANKQRMGGPQKWLFLSFAVWNKIFLENEKPSHVL; from the coding sequence TTGATTTTGTGCGGCATCTGCGGTTTTGTCGGGTTTGAGGACAAGGGTCTGCTTAAGCGGATGGCAAGCTTGCAGGAGCATCGCGGTCCGGACGGAAAAGGTTTTTTTTATGACGCCAAGGTCAGTTTGGCGAGCCAGCGGTTGAGCATAATAGACATTGCCGGCGGAAACCAGCCTATTTTCAATGAGGACAAAAGCATTGCGGTTGTTTTCAACGGCGAAATTTTCAATTTCGTGGAACTGCGGGCACTTCTTGAAGACAGTGGGCACAGATTTTACACAAAAACCGACACCGAAACAATCGTTCACGCTTATGAGGAGTTCGGCGACTCCTTTTTTGGGAAACTGCGCGGTCAGTTTGCCTTCGCACTTTTTGATTCCGGTAGAACGCGTGTCCTGCTTGCACGCGACCAGTTCGGGATAAAACCCCTGTTTTACTCAGATTATGGCGATTCATTTTTGTTTTCCTCGGAAATAAAGCCGCTTACGCTTGCCCCGCAGTTTGACAAATCAATAGATTCGGATGCAATGGCCGATTACTTTACTTTGGGTTACGTTTTGTCGCCCAAAACGATTTTTTCGAGGATACGGTCGCTTTTGCCGGGGCATTTCCTGGAAATCAATGTAGCCGAAAAAACGGTTGGGCGGGGGCAATTCTCCAATCTTGCATCTGGTCCGTCAAAATTTGGCGGTGAAGCCGAGTCGATTGCGCGCATTCCTGAACTGCTTTCACGTTCGGTTGAAAGCCAACTGGTTGCCGACACGCCTGTCGGAGTTTTTCTCAGTGGCGGGGTTGATTCCAGCGCGGTGACATGGGCGGCGACCCAGAATGCTGATAATCTCAATACCTTTTCAGCAGGCTTTGAAGGTGATGAGTGCGAACTCCCGAACGCAAGGCTTGTCGCGTCCGCTTTAGGCACAAAACACCACGAGATTTTGGTTGGGAAAAAACATTTGGAAGATTTTCCATTATTGATCGCCAGGTTTGGCCAGCCTTTTTATGACGATTCCGCGGTTCCGACAAACGCAGTTTCCGGACTGGCGGCCAGACATGTCAAATGTGTTCTTGCAGGTGATGGCGGCGACGAGCTTTTTGCAGGCTATCCGAACTATGATGTGCTATTTTCCAACAAGTTTCGGCGGTTGTGGGGCGGGGCTTCCCTGACGTATAATGCTTTTTTTCGCCGCATTTTAGGCAAAGTTTCTCCGGGGCTTAACTCACGGCTATATGAATATTTTAGGTTTCACTCACATTGCCCGCGTGATTTGCATTTTTACCGCAAAATTCAATTTGATTTAGGCAAAAACCAGTTTGTTTACGGCGTGCCGCGTGAAAGCTATTCGACCAAAAAGGCTGTTTTTGCATACGGTGATTCTTTGCCGAAACGCGAGGGACTGAACAGGGTGCTTTTCCAGGATTTGAAAACTTATTTGCCCGATGACCTTCTTGTGAAGGTTGACAGGATGTCAATGAACAATTCGCTCGAAGTCAGGGTTCCGCTTTTGGATGAGGGTTTTGCAAGCCATGCCATGTCAATACCATTTAATTTGAAGCATTCTGGTTCGCGCAGGAAAATAATTTTCCGGAAAGCGCTTGCCGGAAAACTTCCGGAAACAATTCTTTTTGACAAGAAAACCGGTTTTGGTTTTCCGGAATTGCCGTGGGTTTCATCTTTCCTTGACGGCCAGTTGGGCAGGTTTTTCTTCGAAAGAGATTCTACGCTAGAAAATTTTTTTGATATGCCGGTGGTCAGAAGAATGATTGCAAACAAACAACGCATGGGCGGCCCACAAAAATGGCTCTTTTTGTCTTTTGCGGTCTGGAACAAAATTTTCCTTGAGAATGAAAAACCTTCGCATGTTCTCTGA
- a CDS encoding glycosyltransferase, whose protein sequence is MASKRIKISFFLYDLYSGGAERFVQVLANNLDKKKFDVTIVALVSGKHYPLDVGVKFLRLNVGFKFFCLKFFLKLYSICLKFVNDLRAVFCYTNSKKAAYPAYLSFGFFFHIRSLIDFFGRDKPDIVFSLLPLPNFLAVFSSPFFGYKSIVSERAFSPLEPDSEPAIIRKLYPVADAIITNSKETANALVSVYGLPSAKVFTIYNPVDIGAVLKAGKEKVDRSRVSAHNPPIIVACGRLVPQKGFDILLDAFCLVRRHVDCRLVIVGEGPELAALLALSERFGVRDFVDFVGWQSNPWKFFSKADVFVLSSRYEGLPNVVLEAMALGIPVVSADCKSGPKEIISHGRNGLLVPVGNPDAMAKAVVRVLSDKRLHRRLSANAKKRAKDFDVPLVVRQFEEFFERMVK, encoded by the coding sequence ATGGCGAGCAAACGAATCAAAATATCATTTTTTTTATATGACCTCTATTCCGGAGGCGCTGAACGGTTTGTGCAGGTTTTGGCTAACAACCTCGACAAAAAAAAATTCGATGTTACAATTGTTGCCTTGGTTAGCGGGAAACACTATCCGCTTGATGTCGGGGTGAAGTTTCTCCGCCTTAATGTCGGCTTTAAGTTTTTTTGTCTGAAATTTTTTTTGAAACTTTATTCTATTTGTTTAAAATTTGTTAATGATTTGCGTGCAGTTTTTTGTTATACTAACTCCAAAAAGGCCGCTTACCCGGCCTATTTGAGTTTTGGTTTTTTTTTCCACATAAGGTCTCTTATCGACTTTTTTGGGCGGGATAAGCCAGATATTGTTTTCAGCCTCTTGCCTTTGCCAAATTTTTTGGCTGTTTTTTCTTCCCCGTTTTTTGGATACAAATCCATTGTCAGCGAGAGGGCTTTTTCTCCGCTTGAGCCTGATAGTGAGCCGGCAATTATCCGCAAGCTTTATCCCGTGGCGGATGCGATTATCACAAATTCAAAAGAAACTGCGAACGCCCTTGTCAGCGTTTATGGTTTGCCGTCAGCCAAGGTTTTCACTATTTACAACCCTGTTGACATTGGCGCAGTTTTAAAAGCCGGCAAAGAAAAAGTTGACCGCTCCCGGGTTTCCGCACATAACCCGCCAATAATTGTCGCGTGCGGCAGGCTTGTCCCGCAGAAGGGTTTTGATATTTTGTTGGATGCTTTTTGTTTGGTTCGCCGTCATGTTGACTGCAGGCTTGTTATTGTTGGCGAGGGGCCTGAGTTGGCAGCGCTTTTGGCTTTGTCTGAGCGTTTTGGTGTCCGGGATTTTGTCGATTTTGTGGGGTGGCAATCGAATCCGTGGAAGTTTTTTTCGAAAGCGGATGTTTTTGTTCTATCCTCGCGTTATGAAGGGCTTCCCAACGTTGTTCTTGAAGCAATGGCTTTGGGCATTCCGGTGGTTTCAGCCGACTGCAAGTCCGGTCCAAAGGAAATTATTTCGCATGGCAGGAATGGCTTGCTCGTCCCTGTTGGCAATCCGGATGCCATGGCCAAAGCTGTTGTCAGGGTTTTGTCGGACAAACGCCTTCACCGCCGCCTTTCAGCCAATGCGAAAAAAAGGGCAAAAGATTTTGATGTTCCCTTGGTTGTAAGGCAATTTGAAGAATTTTTTGAGCGTATGGTAAAGTAG